A section of the Oryzias melastigma strain HK-1 linkage group LG2, ASM292280v2, whole genome shotgun sequence genome encodes:
- the LOC112139908 gene encoding NACHT, LRR and PYD domains-containing protein 12-like, with translation MDQCEDTQEGAPPSKSTMCGEDGSQSKAQRNQPGPEYEPSCVSFRSDRSKDYGINFKDSSSGVEQVDQQSSETPSGQSVHQNQTQLDSIFLLLEDNIVTFVKKELKKIQKILSQREDDEELEDEDEEQRSNRESLRKITENFLRRMKQEELADRLQNKPSAAVCRHQVQSSLKKKFQCVFEGITKEGNPTLLNEIYTELYITEGGTGELNEEHEVRQIEAASRKADRAETSIRQEELFQLPAGRQEPIRTVMTKGVAGIGKTVLTQKFTLDWAEGEANQNIHFIFPFTFRELNVLKEEKFSLVELVHHFFPETKAAGICSFEDFQIIFIFDGLDECRLPLDFHKTQILTDPRKSTSVGDLLTNLIRGNLLPSARLWITTRPAAANQIPADCVDMVTEIRGFNEPQKEEYFRKRFRDVDQSRRIISHIKRSRSLHIMCHIPVFCWITATVLEDLLKSIEGGELPKSLTEMYIHFLVVQAKVKKVKYNGGAETDPHWSPENRKMMESLGKLAFEQLQKGNLIFYESDLTECGIDIRAASVYSGVFTQIFREETGLYQDKVFCFIHLSVQEFLAALHVHLTFINSGVNLMEEKQKMSVQFYQSAVNKALQSPNGHLDLFLRFLLGLSLQTNMNLLQGLLTQTGSSSQTSQETVQYIKKKFSENLSAEKSINLFHCLNELNDGSLVEEIQQSLSSGRLSTDELSPAQWSALVFILLSSDEDLEEFDLKKYSASEEALLRLLPVIKASNKAIMGGCNLSERSCAALSSVLSSQSSSLRDLDLRNNNLQDSGVKLLSAGLESPHCKLETLSLSGCLITEEGCASLASALKSNPSHLRELDLSYNHPGEAGIKLLSAALEDPDWRLDTLRTEPAGVQWLTPGLRKYSCRLTIDTNTVNRNLKLSDNNRKVTFEEELQSYPDHPDRFDHWYQLLCRDGLTGRCYWEVELTNRVSISVSYRGIRRKLNTNDGLLGQNNLSWGLFYSDYDGFYAWHNNKMTSICSSSSSSLRVAVYVDYPTGTLSFFRVSNDSLIHLHTFNTTFTEPLYPGFGFWPGSSIVL, from the exons ctgctggaggacaacattgttacttttgtgaagaaggagctgaagaagatccagaagatTCTGAGTCAGAGGGAGGATGATGAGGAactggaggatgaagatgaagaacagaggagCAACAGAGAGTCACTGAGGAAGATcacagagaacttcctgaggagaatgaagcaggaggagctggctgatcGACTGCAGAACA AACcttctgctgcagtttgtcgACATCAAGTCCAATCTAGCTTGAAGAAGAAGTTCCAATGTGTGTTTGAGGGAATCACTAAAGAAGGAAACCCAACCCTTCTGAATGAGATCTACacagagctctacatcacagagggaggaacgggagagctgaatgaagaacatgaggtcagacagattgaagcagcatccaggaaagcagacagagcagaaaccagcatcagacaagaagagctctttcaactcccagctggaagacaagaaccaatcagaaccgtgatgacaaagggagtggctggcatcgggaaaacagtcttaacacagaagttcactctggactgggctgaaggcgaagccaaccagaacatccacttcatatttccattcactttcagagagctgaatgtgctgaaagaggagaagttcagcttggtggaacttgttcatcacttcttccctgaaaccaaagcagcaggaatctgcagctttgaagacttccagatcatcttcatctttgatggtctggatgaatGTCGACTTCCTCTGGACTTCCACAAGACTCAGATCCTAACTGACCCTAGAAAGTCCACCTCAGTGGGTGATCTGCTGACAAACCTCATCAGGGGgaacctgcttccctctgctcgcctctggataaccacacgacctgcagcagccaatcagatccctgctGACTGTGTTGACATGGTGACAGAGATCAGAGGGTTCAATGAGccacagaaggaggagtacttcaggaagAGATTCAGAGATGTAGATCAGTCCAGAAGgatcatctcccacatcaagagatcccgaagcctccacatcatgtgccacatcccagtcttctgctggatcactgctacagttctggaggatctgctgaagagcatagagggaggagagctgcccaagagcctgactgagatgtacatccacttcctggtggttcaggccaaagtcaagaaggtcaagtataatggaggagctgagacagatcctcactggagtccagagaacaggaagatgatggagtctctgggaaaactggcttttgagcagctgcagaaaggaaacctgatcttctatgaatccgacctgacagagtgtggcatcgatatcagagcagcctcagtgtactcaggagtgttcacacagatctttagaGAGGAGACTGGACTGTACCAGGACAaggtgttctgcttcatccatctgagtgttcaggagtttcttGCTGCTCTTCATGTCCACCTGACCTTCATCAACTCTGGAGTTAATCTCATGGAGGAAAAGCAGAAGatgtcagtccagttctaccaGAGTGCTGTGAACAAAGCTTTACAGAGTCCAAATGGACACCTGGACTTgttcctccgcttcctcctgggtctttcaCTGCAGACCAATATGAATCTCCTACAAGGTCTTCTGacacagacaggaagtagctcacAGACCAGTCAGGAAACAGTCCAGTACATCAAGAAGAAGTTCAGTGAgaatctgtctgcagagaaaagcatcaacctgttccactgtctgaatgaactgaatgatggttctctagtggaggagatccaacagtCCCTGAGTTCAGGACGTCTCTCCACAGATGaactgtctcctgctcagtggtcagctctggtcttcatcttactgtcatcagatgaagatctggaagagtttgacctgaagaaatactctgcttcagaggaggctcttctGAGGCTGCTGCCAGTGATCAAAGCCTCCAACAAAGCTAT aATGGGTGGCTGTAatctgtcagagagaagctgtgcagctctgtctTCAGTTCTCAGCTCTCAGTCCTCCAGTCTCAGGGATCTGGACCTGCGTAACaacaacctgcaggattcaggagtgaagcttctgtctgctggactggagagtccacactgtaaactggagactctcag ccTGTCAGGTTGTCTGATCACAGAGGAAGGCTGTGCTTCTCTGGcttcagctctgaagtccaaccccTCCCATCTGAGAGAGCTGGACCTGAGCTACAATCATCCAGGAGAGGCTGGAATTAAGCTGCTTTCTGCTGCACTGGAGGATCCAGACTGGAGACTGGACACTCTCAG GACGGAGCCTGCTGGAGTCCAATGGCTGACTCCAGGTCTGAGAAAGT ATTCCTGTCGCCTCACAATCGACACAAACACAGTGAACAGAAACCTCAAACTGTCTGACAACAACAGGAAGGTGACCTTTGAGGAGGAGCTTCAGTCATATCCTGATCATCCAGACAGATTTGATCACTGGTATCAGCTGCTGTGCAGAGATGGTCTGACTGGTCGCTGTTACTGGGAGGTTGAGTTGACAAATAGAGTTTCCATATCAGTGAGTTACAGAGGAAtcagaagaaaattaaacacTAATGATGGTTTGCTTGGACAGAACAATCTGTCCTGGGGTCTGTTCTACTCTGATTATGATGGTTTCTATGCCTGGCACAATAACAAAATGACATCAAtctgctcttcttcctcctcctctctcagaGTAGCAGTCTATGTGGACTATCCTACTGGAACTCTTTCCTTCTTCAGAGTTTCTAATGACTCACTGATCCACCTTCACACTTTCAACACCACATTCACTGAACCTCTTTACCCTGGATTTGGGTTCTGGCCTGGTTCCTCAATAGTTCTGTAA
- the LOC112145310 gene encoding NLR family CARD domain-containing protein 3-like, which yields MKQEELADRLQNKPSAAVCQYQVQSRLKKKFQCVFEGITKSGNPTLLNEIYTELHITEGGTGELNEEHEVRQIEAASRKADRAETSIRQEELFQLPAGRQEPIRTVMTKGVAGIGKTVLTQKFTLDWAEGKANQNIHFIFPFTFRELNVLKEEKFSLVELVHHFFPETNGICSFEDFQIIFIFDGLDECRLPLDFHKTQILTDPRKSTSVVDLLTNLIRGNLLPSAHLWITTRPAAANQIPAKWVDMVTEIRGFNDPQKEEYFWKRLRSIKQARRIISHIKRSRSLHIMCRIPVFCWITATVLEDLLKSREGGELPKSLTEMYIHFLVVQAKVKKVKYDGGAETDPHWSPENRKMVESLGKLAFEQLQKGNLIFYESDLTECGIDIRAASVYSGVFTKIFREETGLYPDKVFCFIHLSVQEFLAALHVHLNFINSGVNLIEEQQKKNKIYKLKQSNSVQFYQSAVNKALQSPNGHLDLFLRFLLGLSLQTNQNHLQGLLTQTGSSSQTNQETVQYIKKKISENLSAEKSINLFHCLNELNDGFLVEEIQQSLSSGRLSTDELSPAEWSALVFILLSSEEDLEVFDLKKYSASEEALLRLLPVIKASDKALLSGCNLSERSCAALSSILSSQSSRLRDLDLSNNNLQDSGVKLLSTGLESPHCKLETLSLSGCLITEEGCTSLASALKSNPSHLRELDLSYNHPGEAGIKLLSAALEDPDWRLDTLRVEPAGVQWLTPGLRKYSCRLTIDTNTVNRNLKLSDNNRKVTFEEELQSYPDHPDRFDHWHQLLCRDGLTGRCYWEVELTNRVSISVSYRRIKRKGNTNDGLLGQNNLSWGLFYSDYDGFYVWHNNKMVSVSSSSSSSSLRVAVYVDCPVGTLSFFRVSNDSLIHLNTFNTTFTEPLYPGFGFWPGSSMLLC from the exons atgaagcaggaggagctggctgatcGACTGCAGAACA AACcttctgctgcagtttgtcaatATCAAGTCCAATCTAGGCTTAAGAAGAAgttccagtgtgtgtttgagggaatCACTAAATCAGGAAACCCAACCCTTCTGAATGAGATCTACACAGAGCTCCacatcacagagggaggaactggagagctgaatgaagaacatgaggtcagacagattgaagcagcatccaggaaagcagacagagcagaaacaagcatcagacaagaagagctctttcaactcccagctggaagacaagaaccaatcagaaccgtgatgacaaagggagtggctggcattgggaaaacagtcttaacacagaagttcactctggactgggctgaaggcaaagccaaccagaacatccacttcatatttccattcactttcagagagctgaatgtgctgaaagaggagaagttcagcttggtggaacttgttcatcacttcttccctgaaaccaacggaatctgcagctttgaagacttccagatcatcttcatctttgatggtctggatgaatGTCGACTTCCTCTGGACTTCCACAAGACTCAGATCCTAACTGACCCTAGAAAGTCCACCTCAGTGGTTGATCTGCTGACAAACCTCATCAGGGGgaacctgcttccctctgctcacctctggataaccacacgacctgcagcagccaatcagatccctgcCAAGTGGGTTGACATGGTGACAGAGATCAGAGGGTTCAATGATccacagaaggaggagtacttctGGAAGAGATTAAGAAGTATAAAGCAGGCCAGAAGgatcatctcccacatcaagagatcccgaagcctccacatcatgtgccgcatcccagtcttctgctggatcactgctacagttctggaggatctgctgaagagcagagagggaggagagctgcccaagagcctgactgagatgtacatccacttcctggtggttcaggccaaagtcaagaaggtcaagtatgatggaggagctgagacagatcctcactggagtCCAGAGAACAGGAAGATGGTGGagtctctgggaaaactggcttttgagcagctgcagaaaggaaacctgatcttctatgaatCCGACCTGACAGAGTGTGGCATCGATATCAGAGCAGCCTCAGTGTACTCAGGAGTGTTCACAAAGATCTTTAGAGAGGAGACAGGACTGTACCCGGACAaggtgttctgcttcatccatctgagtgttcaggagtttctggctgctcttcatgtccACCTGAACTTCATCAACTCTGGGGTCAACCTCATTGaggaacaacagaaaaaaaacaagatctaTAAACTGAAGCAAagtaactcagtccagttctaccaGAGTGCTGTGAACAAGGCGTTACAGAGTCCAAACGGACACCTGGACTTgttcctccgcttcctcctgggtctttcaCTGCAGACCAATCAGAATCATCTACAAGGTCTTCTgactcagacaggaagtagctcacAGACTAACCAGGAAACAGTCCAGTACATCAAGAAGAAGATCAGTGAgaatctgtctgcagagaaaagcatcaacctgttccactgtctgaatgaactgaatgatggttttctagtggaggagatccaacagtCCCTGAGTTCAGGACGTCTCTCCACAGATGAACTGTCTCCTGCTGAGTGGTCagctctggtcttcatcttactgtcatcagaagaagatctggaagtgtttgacctgaagaaatactctgcttcagaggaggctcttctGAGGCTGCTGCCAGTGATCAAAGCCTCAGACAAAGCTCT actgaGTGGCTGTAatctgtcagagagaagctgtgcagctctgtctTCAATTCTCAGCTCTCAGTCCTCCAGACTCAGAGATCTAGATCTGAGTAACaacaacctgcaggattcaggagtgaagcttctgtctactggactggagagtccacactgtaaactggagactctcag TCTGTCAGGTTGTCTGATCACAGAGGAAGGATGTACTTCTCTGGcttcagctctgaagtccaaccccTCCCATCTGAGAGAGCTGGACCTGAGCTACAATCATCCAGGAGAGGCTGGAATTAAGCTGCTTTCTGCTGCACTGGAGGATCCAGACTGGAGACTGGACACTCTCAG ggtggagcctgctggagTCCAGTGGTTGACTCCAGGTCTGAGGAAGT ATTCTTGTCGTCTCACAATCGACACAAACACAGTGAACAGAAACCTCAAACTGTCTGACAACAACAGGAAGGTGACCTTTGAGGAGGAGCTTCAGTCATATCCTGATCATCCAGACAGATTTGATCACTGGCATCAGCTGCTGTGTAGAGATGGTCTGACTGGTCGCTGTTACTGGGAGGTTGAGTTGACAAATAGAGTTTCCATATCAGTGAGTTACAGACGAATTAAAAGGAAAGGAAACACTAATGATGGTTTGCTTGGACAGAACAATCTGTCCTGGGGTCTGTTCTACTCTGATTATGATGGTTTCTATGTTTGGCACAATAACAAAATGGTATcagtctcctcctcctcttcctcttcctccctcagaGTAGCAGTGTATGTAGACTGTCCTGTTGGAACTCTTTCCTTCTTCAGAGTTTCCAATGACTCACTGATCCACCTTAACACCTTCAACACCACATTCACTGAACCTCTTTACCCTGGATTTGGGTTCTGGCCTGGTTCCTCAATGCTTCTGTGTTAA